In Gadus morhua chromosome 2, gadMor3.0, whole genome shotgun sequence, a single window of DNA contains:
- the LOC115556600 gene encoding proton channel OTOP2 translates to MTTLAQMDVRNVTLEMMRTCTRLFSRKTRRDERVSESHPSSTETVDQIDTIPPGPAPTPGPAAVGAAPAAGHGGGWTLSVILCVNILILGAALISCSAVNGAAVTPVHRQIFLIVLLSLTILWMLFYTIFTRRAVSSKDSHAGPLWLRVGLVLFGLLSLIMDMFMIANYSGRLHCDSPVKVAFPCIQAVFIFFQTYFLWIHAKDCVQLHKDLTRCGLTVTLSCNLVLWMSAVVEEYNHHTDAPENLTVRSIQRASFGDHKCKCSFTSCGVFKEAYYYLYPFNIEYSLFASAMAYVMWKNVGRLAEEHAHQRPKFRVKDVSVGPVAGILLVLTGLATFIVYEMQVVEEEQKNTALLIHFITNIVIVSLMSVCTAAGCLLFCLDQRPHVREDNPTRGLDVGLLVGASMGQLVISYFSVVALAAEGAEGHVNSLNLAWAVLTVVQLGMQNLFVIAGLHREPYQESRAPGTGANGTALSPVRKRRKRSFSLAACRHGINWKRRLLKEICVFVLLANIILWIMPAFGARPQFDQTVEIHFYGFTMWAAIVNIGLPFGIFYRMHSVASLFEVYLIV, encoded by the exons ATGACGACTTTAGCCCAAATGGACGTGAGGAATGTGACTCTAGAGATGATGCGGACGTGCACCAGACTTTTCTCTCG AAAGACCCGCCGGGATGAACGGGTATCGGAATCCCATCCGTCCAGCACTGAGACGGTCGATCAGATCGATACCATTCCCCCGGGGCCCGCTCCAACTCCCGGCCCGGCGGCAGTGGGAGCCGCCCCCGCAGCGGGGCACGGGGGCGGCTGGACGCTGTCTGTCATCCTGTGCGTCAACATCCTCATCCTGGGCGCTGCTCTGATCAGCTGCAGCGCCGTCAACGGCGCCGCCGTCACCCCCGTGCACCGGCagatcttcctcatcgtcctcctcaGCCTGACCATACTCTGGATGCTGTTCTACACGATCTTCACCAGGAGAGCTGTTTCGTCCAAGGACAGCCACGCAGGGCCTCTGTGGCTGAGAG TGGGTCTGGTGCTCTTCGGTCTGCTCAGCCTCATCATGGACATGTTCATGATCGCCAACTACTCCGGCCGCCTGCACTGCGACTCTCCGGTGAAGGTGGCTTTCCCCTGCATACAGGCTGTCTTCATATTCTTCCAG ACGTACTTCTTGTGGATCCACGCCAAAGACTGTGTGCAGCTGCACAAGGACCTCACTCG ctgcggCCTCACGGTGACCCTCTCCTGCAACCTGGTTCTGTGGATGtcggcggtggtggaggagtacAACCACCACACGGACGCCCCCGAGAACCTGACGGTGCGCAGCATCCAACGAG CCAGCTTCGGCGACCACAAGTGCAAGTGCAGCTTCACCTCGTGCGGCGTCTTCAAGGAGGCGTACTACTACCTGTACCCCTTCAACATCGAGTACAGCCTCTTCGCCTCCGCCATGGCCTACGTCATGTGGAAGAACGTGGGCCGGCTGGCCGAGGAGCACGCCCACCAGCGGCCCAAGTTCCGGGTGAAGGACGTGAGCGTGGGGCCCGTGGCGGGGATCCTGCTGGTGCTGACCGGCCTGGCCACCTTCATCGTGTACGAGATGcaggtggtagaggaggagcagaagaacaCGGCGCTGCTGATCCACTTCATCACCAACATCGTCATCGTGAGCCTGATGTCCGTCTGCACGGCGGCGGGCTGCCTGCTCTTCTGCCTGGACCAGAGGCCCCACGTGAGGGAGGACAACCCCACCCGCGGGCTGGACGTGGGGCTGCTGGTGGGGGCCTCCATGGGCCAGCTGGTCATCAGCTACTTCAGCGTGGTGGCGCTGGCGGCCGAGGGCGCCGAGGGCCACGTCAACAGCCTGAACCTGGCCTGGGCCGTGCTGACGGTGGTGCAGCTGGGCATGCAGAACCTCTTCGTCATCGCGGGGCTCCACCGGGAGCCCTACCAGGAGAGCCGCGCCCCGGGAACGGGGGCCAACGGGACGGCCCTGAGCCCCGTCAGGAAGCGCCGGAAACGGAGCTTCTCCCTGGCAGCCTGCCGACACGGCATCAACTGGAAGCGGCGCCTGCTGAAGGAGATCTGTGTCTTTGTACTGCTGGCCAACATCATC CTCTGGATCATGCCTGCGTTCGGGGCGCGGCCCCAGTTCGACCAGACCGTCGAGATCCATTTCTACGGCTTCACCATGTGGGCAGCCATTGTGAACATCGGACTGCCCTTTGGGATCTTCTACCGCATGCACTCGGTGGCCAGCCTGTTCGAGGTGTACCTCATCGTTTGA
- the amn gene encoding protein amnionless, translating into MPPRPDVFLLVLCLFGATQALYKQWIPDTNYENRSNWNTGVVPCGRDRVAFPAPGSVYVETAHSVQEMILPPDGELLLHAGAGFYVGGAEEPGCGSGAEATFRDSDALRWFDPALWRAALTPDDLETGRHGVFSVHEESVPCERDDVVFRAATSFRVDTSSSGGGGVVTVRSVSVLGQTFSRQADLARYLGSASGRAQFHGGSALAVEPSGCADPAGCVCDNSANRGRICGGVACPPALPCQRPLRPAGHCCDVCGALLSVRFAPGFSLLSYRRRVWRLFLDRPEYAAVQLAMSRVPGAPPLTGLLLGGAAADDRIQVVVLDGGAGLLAEALARDLLADVDAHGAELGILGAEIGASSGNGGGAAGGLVGALVGAFFGVLLLVLVGVGGVVLRRRGWRPPSVAMPTMPSMPAMPWSRRATVDEALGGPMDAGFENPMFDTPGLMPAVPGIYGAEMTPISMTTPGVYFVNPAYEDHETDLTV; encoded by the coding sequence ATGCCCCCCAGACCGGacgtcttcctcctcgtcctctgccTCTTCGGCGCGACGCAGGCGCTGTACAAGCAGTGGATCCCCGACACCAACTACGAGAACCGCAGCAACTGGAACACGGGGGTGGTCCCGTGCGGCCGCGACCGGGTGGCGTTCCCCGCCCCGGGGAGTGTGTACGTGGAGACGGCCCACTCGGTCCAGGAGATGATCCTGCCCCCCGACGGCGAGCTGCTCCTCCACGCAGGGGCCGGCTTCTACGTCGGGGGGGCCGAGGAGCCGGGGTGTGGGTCGGGCGCGGAGGCCACCTTCAGGGACTCGGACGCCCTGCGGTGGTTCGACCCCGCCCTGTGGCGCGCCGCCCTGACCCCGGACGACCTGGAGACGGGGCGCCACGGCGTCTTCTCGGTCCACGAGGAGAGCGTCCCGTGCGAGCGGGACGACGTGGTCTTCAGGGCCGCCACCTCCTTCAGGGTGGACACCTCgtccagcggcggcggcggcgtcgtcACGGTGAGGAGCGTCTCCGTCCTGGGGCAGACGTTCAGCCGCCAGGCGGACCTCGCCCGCTACCTGGGCTCCGCCTCCGGCCGCGCCCAGTTCCACGGCGGCTCGGCGCTCGCCGTGGAGCCGTCGGGCTGCGCCGACCCCGCCGGCTGCGTGTGCGACAACTCGGCCAACCGGGGGCGTATCTGTGGGGGGGTGGCGTGCCCCCCGGCCCTGCCCTGCCAGCGGCCCCTCCGGCCGGCGGGACACTGCTGTGACGTGTGCGGCGCCCTGCTCTCCGTCCGCTTCGCCCCCGGGTTCAGCCTGCTGTCCTACCGCCGGCGGGTGTGGCGGCTGTTCCTCGACCGGCCCGAGTACGCCGCCGTGCAGCTCGCCATGTCCCGGGtccccggggccccgcccctgacggggctgctgctggggggcgCGGCCGCCGACGACCGCATCCAGGTGGTGGTCCTGGACGGGGGGGCCGGCCTGCTGGCCGAGGCGCTGGCCCGGGACCTCCTGGCCGACGTCGACGCCCACGGCGCCGAACTCGGGATCCTAGGGGCGGAGATCGGGGCGTCCTCCGGGAACGGCGGCGGCGCGGCGGGGGGCCTGGTGGGGGCCCTGGTCGGGGCCTTCTTTGGGGTCCTGCTTCTGGTTCTGGTCGGCGTGGGCGGGGTCGTCctcaggaggaggggctggaggcCCCCCAGCGTCGCCATGCCGACCATGCCTTCCATGCCCGCCATGCCGTGGTCCCGCCGTGCGACCGTCGACGAGGCCCTTGGGGGGCCCATGGACGCTGGCTTTGAGAACCCCATGTTCGACACGCCCGGCCTGATGCCCGCCGTACCGGGTATCTACGGGGCGGAGATGACCCCCATCTCCATGACGACGCCGGGGGTGTACTTCGTCAACCCGGCTTATGAAGATCACGAAACCGATTTAACTGTTTGA
- the ush1ga gene encoding Usher syndrome type-1G protein → MNDRYHKAARDGYLDLLKEATRRDLNAPDEDGMTPTLWAAYHGNLEALRLIVGRGGKPDNCDMWGNTPLHLAAANGHHNCLSFLVAFGANVWCLDNDYHTPLDMAAAKGHMECVRYLDSIAAKQTALNPKLVTKLREQAFRHAERRIKDCAKLQRKHHKRMERRFLKESSASAAAVEASVSDAMSFSSFSGSSVSRGMPRYSAASVSVPYSQATLHATGRGKTKIQKKLEKRRQGEGTFKIYEDGRKSVRSLTGLQLGNDVMFVKQGTYAPPRERGRRNVRNMFSGDNEDAVSRAMSVPDLHRSEVDYSEISTDSGHDSLFNRPGLGTMVFRRNYISGGLSGLRGPEGSSVVGTDGPSGAVRLRSRLQHYPSADQDSIGSARSLQARNYQELPWDEVELGLDDDDEPESSPLEVFLATQSMSEFTALLRREKIDLEALLLCSDDDLKSIHLPLGPRKKILEACQRRLDAIDDPDRIEDTEL, encoded by the exons ATGAACGACCGATACCATAAGGCGGCCCGGGACGGGTACCTGGACCTGCTGAAGGAGGCGACGCGGAGGGACCTGAACGCCCCGGACGAGGATGGCATGACACCGACGCTATGGGCGGCTTACCACGGGAACCTGGAGGCGCTGCGGCTCATCGTCGGACGAGG GGGGAAGCCGGACAACTGCGACATGTGGGGCAACACGCCGCTGCACCTGGCCGCGGCCAACGGACACCACAACTGCCTGTCCTTCCTGGTGGCGTTCGGCGCCAACGTGTGGTGCCTGGACAACGACTACCACACGCCGCTGGACATGGCCGCCGCCAAGGGCCACATGGAGTGCGTGCGCTACCTGGACTCCATCGCCGCCAAGCAGACGGCGCTGAACCCCAAGCTGGTGACCAAGCTGCGGGAGCAGGCCTTCCGGCACGCCGAGCGCCGCATCAAGGACTGCGCCAAGCTCCAGCGGAAGCACCACAAGCGCATGGAGCGGCGCTTCCTCAAGGAGTCGTcggcgtcggcggcggcggtggaggccTCGGTGTCGGACGCCATGAGCTTCTCCAGCTTCAGCGGCAGCTCGGTGAGCCGCGGGATGCCGCGCTACAGCGCCGCCAGTGTCAGCGTGCCATACTCCCAG GCCACACTCCACGCCACGGGCCGCGGGAAAACCAAGATCCAGAAGAAGCTGGAGAAGAGGCGACAGGGCGAGGGCACCTTCAAGATCTACGAGGACGGCCGCAAGAGCGTGCGCTCGCTGACGGGCCTGCAGCTGGGCAACGACGTGATGTTCGTCAAGCAGGGCACCTACGCCCCCCCCAGGGAGCGCGGCCGCCGCAACGTCCGCAACATGTTCTCCGGCGACAACGAGGACGCCGTCTCGCGTGCCATGAGCGTGCCGGACCTCCACCGCTCGGAGGTGGACTACTCCGAGATCAGCACGGACTCCGGCCACGACTCGCTCTTCAACCGGCCCGGCCTGGGCACCATGGTCTTCAGGCGGAACTACATCAGCGGGGGGCTGTCGGGCCTGCGGGGGCCGGAGGGGTCCAGCGTGGTGGGCACCGACGGGCCGAGTGGTGCCGTGCGTCTGCGGAGCCGGCTGCAGCACTACCCCAGCGCCGACCAGGACAGCATCGGCAGCGCGCGCAGCCTGCAGGCGAGGAACTACCAGGAGCTGCCCTGGGACGAGGTGGAGCTGGGgctggacgacgacgacgagccCGAGTCCAGCCCCCTGGAGGTGTTCCTCGCCACGCAGAGCATGAGCGAGTTCACCGCCCTCCTCCGGCGGGAGAAGATCGACCTGGAGGCGCTGCTGCTGTGCTCGGACGACGACCTGAAGAGCATCCACCTCCCCCTGGGGCCAAGGAAGAAGATCCTGGAGGCGTGTCAGAGGCGCCTGGACGCCATCGACGACCCGGACCGCATCGAGGACACCGAGCTGTAG
- the otop2 gene encoding proton channel OTOP2 yields the protein CDPRRMIAKQMEEDRLSNSSSTGGAPGENAEEGVCEPELALDASHGGGHGHGHGASPRDRTRNWGWLLSGTVFLNLVILGTALVSASTFNSALFGSADLQVFLIVIILMTTLWMLYYHVYTSKEEHAVLYKDGHAGPVWLRAGLVLFGLLSLIMDVFKVANYAGYLHCDSAVKVAFPVVQAVFLFVQTYFLWFHAKDCVQLQRNITRCGLMLTLATNLILWMTAVTEESVHQTDIPTDDTYNTSKLSTRRMYILRASYGEDNCKCSYSSCSIFKEAYYYLYPFNIEYSLFASAMAYVMWRNVGRLTEEHAHHKMRFHARDVLAGPALGAVLAVAGLATFVVYEVDMEKEESGARKDRAVMMHFVVNLVIACLLSVASALGFAVFRLEHRDLLSEKNPTRSLDVGLLVAASVGQFVISYFTIVAVVATGARGYLNGLNLAWALMTIVQLGLQNLFIIEGLHREPHHEPAPVTIFSNPYVIEGLGELGDPEMEGKPGPEPPPSPEGRAELPPPVEHRHRLTWKRRVLKEVCAFLLLGNVILWIMPAFGARPQFDHSVETDFYKFTMWAAVVNIGLPFGIFYRMHSVASLFEVYLMS from the exons tgtgaCCCCCGCAGGATGATTGCCAAACAGATGGAGGAGGACCGTCtgtccaacagcagcagcaccggCGGCGCGCCGGGCGAGAACGCGGAGGAGGGCGTGTGTGAGCCCGAGCTGGCGCTGGACGCGTCCCACGGCggcggccacggccacggccacggcgcCTCGCCCCGGGACCGCACGAGGAACTGGGGCTGGCTGCTGTCGGGCACGGTGTTCCTGAACCTGGTCATCCTGGGCACGGCGCTGGTCTCCGCCTCCACCTTCAACAGCGCGTTGTTCGGCTCGGCCGACCTGCAGGTgttcctcatcgtcatcatcctcaTGACCACGCTGTGGATGCTGTACTACCACGTGTACACCTCCAAGGAGGAGCACGCCGTGCTCTACAAGGACGGCCACGCCGGCCCCGTCTGGCTCAGGG CGGGACTGGTTCTGTTCGGTCTGCTCAGCCTGATCATGGACGTCTTCAAGGTGGCGAACTACGCCGGCTACCTCCACTGCGACTCGGCCGTGAAGGTGGCCTTCCCGGTGGTGCAGGCGGTGTTCCTGTTCGTCCAG ACGTACTTCCTCTGGTTCCACGCGAAGGATTGTGTGCAGCTTCAACGAAACATCACACG CTGCGGACTCATGCTAACCCTCGCCACCAATCTGATTCTGTGGATGACAGCGGTGACCGAGGAGTCCGTCCATCAGACAGACATCCCGACGGATGATACGTACAACACCTCTAAGCTGTCTACACGGAGGATGTACATTCTGAGAG CCAGCTACGGTGAAGACAACTGCAAGTGCAGCTACTCCTCGTGCAGCATCTTCAAGGAGGCGTACTACTACCTGTACCCCTTCAACATCGAGTACAGCCTCTTCGCCTCGGCCATGGCCTACGTCATGTGGAGGAACGTGGGCCGGCTGACCGAGGAGCACGCCCACCACAAGATGCGCTTCCACGCGCGGGACGTGCTGGCGGGCCCCGCCCTGGGCGCCGTGCTGGCGGTGGCGGGGCTCGCCACCTTCGTGGTGTACGAGGTGgacatggagaaggaggagagcggCGCCCGCAAGGACCGCGCCGTCATGATGCACTTCGTGGTCAACCTGGTGATCGCGTGCCTGCTGTCGGTGGCCAGCGCGCTGGGCTTCGCTGTGTTCCGCCTGGAGCACCGCGACCTGCTGTCGGAGAAGAACCCCACGCGCAGCCTGGACGTGGGGCTGCTGGTGGCGGCGTCCGTGGGCCAGTTCGTCATCAGCTACTTCACCATCGTGGCGGTGGTGGCCACCGGCGCGCGGGGCTACCTCAACGGGCTGAACCTGGCCTGGGCCCTCATGACCATCGTGCAGCTGGGCCTGCAGAACCTCTTCATCATCGAGGGGCTGCACCGCGAGCCGCACCACGAGCCGGCGCCCGTCACCATCTTCTCCAACCCCTACGTCATCGAGGGGCTGGGCGAGCTGGGGGACCCCGAGATGGAGGGCAAGCCGGGGCCCgagccgccgccgtcgcccgaGGGCCGCGCCGAACTGCCGCCGCCCGTGGAGCACCGGCACCGGCTGACCTGGAAGAGACGCGTGCTGAAGGAGGTCTGCGCCTTCCTGCTGCTGGGTAACGTCATC ctcTGGATCATGCCGGCCTTCGGCGCCCGGCCCCAGTTCGATCACAGCGTGGAGACGGACTTCTACAAGTTCACCATGTGGGCCGCGGTCGTGAACATCGGACTCCCCTTCGGAATCTTTTACCGCATGCACTCGGTGGCCAGCCTCTTCGAGGTGTACCTCATGTCATAG